AGCATTCGGATCATCACAGAGGCGGGTGTCAGGACCAATAAATAGCCAAGCCCAATGATGAGGTTACTCGGTGTGCTAATGAATGAGAGTAACTGCTCACTTATATGGAATGGCTCAGATAAATTAAAAGTTATGAGTAAAATGACTAATAAATGCGCGAGTTGGTCGAGTAAAAACGGTATCACTCCCTTACTCGAATATGATTTACCGATATCAATTAAATAGTGACTAACGGTTACAAGCGTCGCATAACCAAAAGCTGCACTACTGACCCCAAAATCATAGTTATGCTGCCATACTGCCAGTGCAATAAAGGCAAGTACACCATGCACTAAACTGTGCCAAATGACTTTAGTTGATTTAAAGTGCCGATTATTTCTGTCATTTACCCAACTCATCGGTTGCAGATAAAAATCAGCAACCACATGTCCAATAATTAACCATAAGAGCAATGTTTGCCATTCAGCCATATTATCTCTCCTTGCTGAAAATGTAAGACTCGCTCAATGTAATGAACTCATCAATTAGGGTGTAATTGGCCAAATTAAGCAACTTTGTTACATTTACTCTACTGGTATTGAGTTGTTCGGCAATATACGCGTGTTCAGGTTTATCTTGTTGAAGATATAAAAGCAGTGCTTGGGCTTGCTTATGGCTTAATTTGCTGAGTAATAGATCAATGAATTTAACATTGAGTAAAAAGCTATCATCGCACTCATTATTATAAACTAATCTTTGATGTTTAATGTTATCAAGACCATGGCCTGCTTGTATTAGAGCTTCGCCTGTCGAAGTGGCAAGTCCATCAGGAGATAATCTTACTTGCCCATGTGCCAGACTCAATTTCACATCTAAGCCTTGTTGCAAAAAAAACAGCCTTATACTAATTGCATGAACAAATAAGGCCTTTGCTTTCGGCAACGCAATTTGAAACCCATCGCCTCTGTAAATGTGAAACTCTGCGCTTACTTCTTTTTTGAGTTTATCCAAGTAACGCTTTAATTGAGCTAGCAGGTGCTCATAATCATTTTGAGCAAGTGATTGTGAACTTACAATATCGGCGGTGATGATACCCATGTAGTCTAGATGTGAATTACGCATTTTAAGTAACCAATTTTAGAAACCTAAATTAATGTAACTTAAAGTGGTTGCTTATTCAAATGTAACCATATTTGGTTTCTTTTTGACGGGTATTAAAGCTGGTTATTCGCTTCAAGTACCCAAACATTTACAACGGGGTTATCTTTTTGATAGCTAATTTTGATATCAAGTAGCTGCCCAGAAACTTGTTCATCGACTTTCATTTTACTTTTAGAAAGGAAATAAAAACCACTGTTGAATGACAGCGAACTGGTATTTTCAATGGCGACGCCTTTTATTTTAGCCAATTCTATCAGCGCATCTTTTATGGCTAACTCAATGGCCGTACTCAGCAATAAATCTGAAGACATAGTGCCGCCATGGCCGAAACTGCCTTGGATCAAGCTGCGGTCTTGATAAACAGCGTGAGACTGCCAGTTTTCTTGTAGTTCAACAGCGCCTTCAGGCAACACAAAATTACCTATTAGCGTACCATGATATTCACATAGCTCATTAAGTACTATGTCATGATGCTGATTAGTTTTAGCTTGGACATTACTTTGTTGACTAAAGCTAGTGGTTTGCCTATTCAATCGGGTGTCAGATGATTGGCTAATAAACTCCGTGGCACGCACCTGGCTTCTAGTGAGTAAATCAGCAATTACACTTGCATTTTGTTGAGCCATGGAGAGTTGCTGATAAGGTGTACTGGTATAAAAGCTTACACCAGTAATAGTATTTGTTTGCTCATCACATAGCCATGTTGGATTACATTTCTGAAATTGGCAAGTGGGCAAGGTTGTCAGTGTTTGTTGTTGGCTTAAGGCAAATGCATCTTGCTCAAGAGTCGCATAACTATAAATAACACCTTGATAAAAGAATTCTGGCATAAAGCGCACTGCATTGCCTGAAGGGAGTTCAAGCTTAGCGGAACTGGCTAGCTGTTGCGCGTCGATATCAGTTATCGCGAACTGATGATGGCTTTGTAATTTAACTAAGGCAGCTTTTCTACTTCCCGATATATTGACCCTTCCTTGACTATCATACTTTGCAGCTGCGCCAATAAATCCGGTTGTTTGCTTATGGACCGGTTTGATAAACCAGTGAGGCGCATTTGTCATCTCTTGTTTTTTAAGGCCCAGCGTGCTGCTACAGCCAGAAAAAAGTGAAAGCCCGGTTAGTGATAAGGCAAGAGAAAAAAGTCTAAACTTCATTATGCTATTCATCCTTAAAAGCAGCATTAACTTATTTTGATTAGCGCATATTAAACATGAATGACCACTAATCGCAAATTTCAGTAGAACTGTCAGTTTGAGCTTGTTGTTCGGCTTCTAACTTGGCACGTTCAGCTTTAGAAATGTACTTTGGTTTATTGCTCTTATGCAATTTTTCATTTGCTTTTTTGTCTTTCTTTTTTAGCTTTTCGTAGATTTTCTTACGTCTATTCATAGTTGGGGCGTATGCAGCCAATCTCGTTAAGTTGGTAGAGGGCTATTTTAATACCAACCCTCAATAATACTCAATCATTTTGAGGGGCTAAAACTGACGCTAGCTTTGTTAAAAATTTTTCATTTAGAACAACTAAACAACAAAATTTTTGCGGTGCTATCGAGCAGTTTTCCTTGCCTCAAAATAGAGCGCTTAATTAAGAGGGCTGGTATAACTGTTTTTCATTAAGCAAAAAAGCAACAAGTACTTTCTTATTGTACTAGCACAACGAATATAATTGTATACAATGTGCAAAATAAGCTAAGTAATAAAAAGCATCAATGTTCACATGCAATAAAACTAGGATATTGATGAGAATACCTTGGAGCCAAATATGATCAAACAAACCCTAACTGCACTTGCCGTTTGTGCAGTACTCGCCGGTTGCTCTACTGAAACAACACAAAAAACAAAGTCAGTAGCGGCGCAACAAGCTCAAGTAAGTCGTGTTGAAGTCGACAACATGATTAATGCGTATACTAAAAACTTCATCAATCATCAGCCTGCTTTAGCAACGTCTTTAAAACTAGATAGCACTGAGTTTGGTCAGTACGCAAATCGTTTACCAAATTACTCATTGGCAGGCATGCAAGCCCTGCAAATAGATATGCATAAAGCGGCGGAGCAACTTAACGCATTGCAGAGTAAGAACCTCTCAGAGAAAGACCGCTTACATGTTGCCGTAAATGAAGTAATTGCTCGTTATTATGCGGGCGACAAGCAGTTCAGTGGTGGTTATATTGATACGTGGGGCGGGCATTTACCATATGTAGTAAATCAAATTTCAGGCCCATTAATTGATATTCCAAATATACTAAAAGATCAACATGGTATTACATCAGAGAAGGATGCCACAGATTATCTTAAACGTTTGTCTGCATTTGCGACTTTAACAGAGCAAGTACGCAGCAAGGTGGCAGATGATGCCAGCAAAGGCATCGTCTTACCTAAACCACTTTTCCCAAACACCTTAGGATATTTAAATAATTTCACAGCGCCAGATGCATCTGAACACCCATTGGTGAGTAGTTTTGCTGAGAAACTTAATGAGCTCAATACGCTTGATGATAAAACCAAAGCGGTTTTAGTTAAAAAAGCAGCGAATATTGTTGAGTCGGAGATCTATCCAGCTTTTGCTGAAGTAGTTCAAGATATGCAAGTGTTAGAAACGAAAGCGCCAACAAAAGTAGGTATTTGGGCGCAGCCGAATGGCGAAGCGTTTTATCAGCATGAAATTACATATCTAGCAGATTCAACCA
The sequence above is drawn from the Pseudoalteromonas phenolica genome and encodes:
- a CDS encoding DUF2986 domain-containing protein, with product MNRRKKIYEKLKKKDKKANEKLHKSNKPKYISKAERAKLEAEQQAQTDSSTEICD
- a CDS encoding DUF3307 domain-containing protein, translated to MAEWQTLLLWLIIGHVVADFYLQPMSWVNDRNNRHFKSTKVIWHSLVHGVLAFIALAVWQHNYDFGVSSAAFGYATLVTVSHYLIDIGKSYSSKGVIPFLLDQLAHLLVILLITFNLSEPFHISEQLLSFISTPSNLIIGLGYLLVLTPASVMIRMLLERWAYMGNEEESLPQAGNLIGQLERVLLLTCILIDSWAAVGFILAAKSVFRFGDLTAKRDRKLTEYVMLGTLVSILVTLSVAGLITTFL